In Thermodesulfobacteriota bacterium, the genomic window CCGGGTTCCGGCAGCTTCAGCCACCGATTTCTGGGTTATTATAGACTCTATCCCCCTGGATTGTAAACCCCGAATTACGAATTGAGGCTTAACTGAAGGAAGATTAGCAGTAATGATAAGGCAATCCTGTTTCCATGTCAACCGGCAGGCGCTCAACGGTCAAAAGGCGGCTTTCAAGCTCCTACACACTGTGGTGAGCGGAATCAGGTTGATGGGGTCAGGTCCTCGGATTTCGGATTTAATGGAGTACTTGTCTTATCGGCGAATAGAACATAAAACAGAAGTGCGGTGGGCAAACCGAAGTGAACGCTAAATCCGAAAATCCGAGGACCTGACCTAGGGTGGTGTACATGCTCTCCCGCGGACTGTATTTGAACAGCCGGGCCACCGGCCACACCCCGGCGAACTTGGCGGCCACCTTCACGACCAGCAGGATGACGATCAGGCCCAAGCTCCCCGCCACGGCCGGCGGGGAAACGTAAAGGCTGGCGGGTGCCCCCTCCGCAACAGGCACTCCCCGGTCGATGACGGCGGCCCCTTCTCCCTTTTTGTGTGCGCTCCAGAACTCATCATAAAGGAATACACCAAAACCAAAAAGCAAGATGCCGGATACCTAATCCAAGATGTGTATCGGCATCCAGGAGGCGGCACTACCCAGAGTAAAGGAAATCACAGCGATGGCGATTGCCCCCAGCACCGACCCCAGAGCCGCGCTTTTCCATCCGTATTTGTAAGTCACCGAGGCGACAACCGTAGCGGCAATAAAAAGTTCGGTGAAGGTTACCTGAAAAGTAATTAGTGAACCAATCAGGGATATTTCCATACTTCACCCACCCCCTTAGGTTTTCAGGTCTGTTTTCACTTTCAAGTCCATTGGTTCATCGGCGTCATAGACCTTGCGGGCGAATTCTTCCAACACCTGCTCGCATATTGTCAACTGTTTTTCCGCCTCCGCCAGAAGCGGAGCACCGTAGTAGTCCAGCTTCTTGATTCTCTCTAACCAGTTTCTCAGTTTTTTCAGGTCTTCATCATTTTCTTGCAGTTCAGCATAGGTGAAATGCATATCCGCGGTCTCTTTGTCAATCTCTGCTATGTAATCCCGGCATTTGCCCAGAAACTCCCGGTACTCGGCATTCCTTTCTTCATTAAAGCGCTGGATTATATCCTCTTCTTGTTTTCTGTCCAGGCCGGCGGTTTCCAGCAGAAGGGCCTCACCCCCAAGATTAATGATTTCGTTTTGGATAATCTTAAACTGTCTCTGGTGGTCCTCGTTTTTGGGCAGAATACATACCCCATTTTGAATGTATACCGCCCCCAAGCCTTTGAGCCTGCGCCATATGGTCACCCTCCGGCTGGAGGGTTCCGGCGGAACCTTGTAGGCCATCAACAGCCATTCATGCATGCCTGTGGCTTCACCCCTTTTGTAATAGTGGTTGCGTTGCTATGGCGTGGTCTACAGGGCTACATAGTCTCATCCCGAAAGGGGATGGGCAGCGGCATCGGCGCCCCTTTTTCGCGACGTCCGGGTCCCGGCGGTTTTTGAGTTGCTCACTGCACCGTCTCGTTCCTGCCATATTCCCGAGGGTCTACGCTGTTTATCCTGCTATCGCGGGTGGACTTGGATACCGGCTTTTCGCTTGCCAGGCGGGGTGAAAGGGTGGAAAATATTAAGGAATCCCTATACGGCGCATACTGTCTCCGTAAATGGAGTAGAGATTGGAGATGAGTAAGGGTTTGGTGGTGCTTTGGGGCGGGGTTCTGGTAAGCTTTTTTTCATTGTCAAAGAAAGGAGACGGGCAAATGAGTACGTCACTGTTTACCCGCGGAATGATCCGCGGACTGCCGGCGACGGTGTTGTTGTTGTTGACCGCCCCCGCGGCGGCCTGGGCCGCTGAAGAAGGGCCGGTCATAGATACCGGCGACACCACCTTCATCCTGATCTCGGCGGCGCTGGTGATGCTTATGGTTCCGGGGGTCGCCTTGCTTTACGGGGGGATGTCCGCCCGGCGGAACGTCCTCAACACGGTGATGCTGGCCTTTATGTGCCTGTGCGTGGTTTCGGTGCAGTGGGTGCTGTTCGGTTATTCCCTGGCTTTTGGGCCGGATCTCGGCAAGTTCGTCGGTTCCCTGCAAACCTGAGACTGCCTGGTATTTGTTTCCTTAAATATACCGGTATAATGGAGTTTGGGCTGCACAAACTATGAAATAATACTTTTGAAAGCAGGATTAGTCATGGTTCAAATAGGCAATTACCACTTAGGAAGGGCAGAAACGGCGGAGCAACCCAAAATGGACGCTGGAGAAATTCATATACTATGGGACATGTTGCTAACCCGCTATGACATAATTATGAAAACCCAAATATATCTGAATTTTGCCCACGATCCTGACCTTAAGGCAATATTGGCCAAGGGTCTATCAAGTACTTTAGAGGGGCAGGCTGACATCTTGGAAAAGGAAATGAATACTTTTCGCCTACCCTTACCAACAAGACCTCCAAAGAGCGTTAATTTGCTCAGCCACGGTGAAGTAATTGACGATGAGTTCATATTCAGAGACGTTTTTTTTGGCATACAGGGCTTCTTGGAACTTCATGCCCGGGTTATTCGTTCAATAACGACCAATGACCAATTCCGAAAAACAATCATTGAAATGGCCATTGAGGAACTACGCCTGTTCGATAAGTTGGTTAAGTTTGGGAAATTGAAGGGATGGCTAAAAGCTCCGCCCATGTATGTCCAGTAGTGGAGGCCGCAAATGGCCCCCCGATTTGGCGATGAATGCTGTTAATGGCTCTTGGTGTGACAGATGGTTATATAATGGACCCATAGGTTTGACACAGAAACAAAATTCTTAAGCTATAATAAGAGGCATGGAAAAGAGAAGAACTTACAAAGCGGAAGAAAAAGCCA contains:
- a CDS encoding chromate resistance protein ChrB, coding for MHEWLLMAYKVPPEPSSRRVTIWRRLKGLGAVYIQNGVCILPKNEDHQRQFKIIQNEIINLGGEALLLETAGLDRKQEEDIIQRFNEERNAEYREFLGKCRDYIAEIDKETADMHFTYAELQENDEDLKKLRNWLERIKKLDYYGAPLLAEAEKQLTICEQVLEEFARKVYDADEPMDLKVKTDLKT
- a CDS encoding DUF3231 family protein — encoded protein: MVQIGNYHLGRAETAEQPKMDAGEIHILWDMLLTRYDIIMKTQIYLNFAHDPDLKAILAKGLSSTLEGQADILEKEMNTFRLPLPTRPPKSVNLLSHGEVIDDEFIFRDVFFGIQGFLELHARVIRSITTNDQFRKTIIEMAIEELRLFDKLVKFGKLKGWLKAPPMYVQ